From Flavipsychrobacter sp., a single genomic window includes:
- a CDS encoding YitT family protein: MEKKLSASYILSDTLYIGLGILFSAFAMKSFLVPNHFIDGGVTGISLFMHEVFHWNLGLMLIITNAPFIIIGAYQIGKGFAIKTTIAVVGLALVMQFVPFEVVTSDKLLNTMFGGFFLGLGIGLAMRGGCAIDGIEVLALYTLKKTSFTITEVILAMNVVLFCLAAYYFDWETALYAMLTYYIAMRTIDYVIEGMEAYTGVTIISGKSEEIKESLVLKLGRGITVYKGERGFMKESFDVSNDCDIVFTVITRLEVRKLKNVVHNIDSKAFVFTHTIKETAGGVLKRKAGH, encoded by the coding sequence ATGGAAAAGAAGCTCAGTGCCAGCTATATTTTATCAGACACCTTATATATAGGGTTAGGTATTCTCTTCAGTGCATTTGCGATGAAGAGTTTCCTTGTACCCAACCACTTTATTGATGGTGGCGTAACAGGTATTTCACTTTTTATGCATGAGGTCTTTCATTGGAACCTAGGGCTGATGCTTATAATTACCAACGCACCATTCATTATCATTGGCGCCTACCAAATAGGAAAAGGCTTTGCTATAAAAACCACTATTGCTGTTGTAGGACTAGCACTGGTAATGCAATTTGTGCCTTTTGAAGTAGTTACAAGTGACAAGTTACTAAACACCATGTTTGGAGGCTTCTTCCTCGGGCTAGGGATTGGCTTAGCGATGCGCGGAGGTTGTGCCATTGACGGAATAGAAGTACTGGCACTATATACACTAAAAAAGACAAGCTTTACTATTACAGAAGTTATATTGGCGATGAACGTCGTGCTTTTCTGCTTAGCAGCCTATTACTTCGACTGGGAAACGGCACTATATGCCATGCTTACCTACTACATTGCCATGCGCACGATAGACTATGTGATAGAAGGTATGGAAGCATATACTGGTGTAACAATCATATCAGGTAAAAGTGAGGAGATAAAAGAAAGCCTTGTATTAAAGCTAGGCAGAGGCATCACTGTTTACAAAGGTGAACGTGGTTTTATGAAGGAGAGTTTTGATGTAAGTAACGATTGCGATATTGTATTCACTGTCATCACTCGTTTGGAAGTAAGAAAACTAAAAAATGTAGTACACAACATTGACTCAAAAGCATTTGTCTTTACACACACCATTAAGGAAACAGCCGGGGGCGTTTTAAAACGCAAAGCAGGTCACTAA
- a CDS encoding phosphohydrolase — translation MKYAEVKKFILGKLRKELPKHLSYHSVEHVKDVVDACKLLAKHENVKGEDLKLLLTAALFHDSGFLENAKDHEQLSCRIAKQYLPLYGYSDKQIDKICGMIMATKVPQKPHNHLEEIICDADLDYLGREDFFAIGDKLFAELCVYGILSTENEWNKLQVKFLEAHHYFTQTAITLRQEKKDKHLELVKSKITD, via the coding sequence ATGAAATATGCAGAAGTTAAGAAGTTCATATTGGGCAAGCTCCGCAAAGAGCTGCCTAAGCACCTATCTTACCATAGCGTAGAACATGTAAAAGATGTTGTAGACGCATGCAAACTACTGGCCAAGCACGAAAACGTAAAAGGAGAAGACCTAAAACTCTTACTCACAGCTGCCCTATTTCATGATTCCGGATTTCTTGAAAATGCCAAAGACCACGAACAACTTTCCTGCAGAATAGCTAAGCAATATTTGCCACTATATGGCTATTCCGATAAGCAAATAGATAAAATATGCGGTATGATAATGGCAACCAAAGTGCCTCAAAAACCTCATAACCATTTAGAAGAAATTATTTGTGATGCAGATTTGGACTATTTAGGCAGAGAAGATTTCTTTGCAATAGGCGACAAGCTGTTTGCCGAACTTTGTGTATATGGTATACTAAGTACAGAAAATGAGTGGAACAAGCTTCAAGTAAAATTTTTAGAGGCTCACCACTATTTTACTCAAACGGCTATCACTTTAAGACAAGAGAAAAAAGACAAACATTTAGAATTAGTAAAATCTAAGATCACAGATTAA
- a CDS encoding adenylate/guanylate cyclase domain-containing protein, which translates to MKRFFVVLSLLFCCFFFEASAEQNKGRVYADSVLNELGKVEGDTLKLLLYETLAGEFNDLNMDSALLFGQLYLQQAQKMKWVDFTAYAYQSIGFTNALLTMYDTALAYYNKAYKIYKQKGDSLGLADVYLNMSRTYAADNQLSKGLLYAFKTLSIYEQYDELAPNLISIYTEVADMYSGADEEDKAMIYYRKALVLSEKEADDYEAAYLLLSLGSQYLKLEKVDSALYYSEKAKLLFEKINNDFNRAYALDNIAEVYLLKGMYKEALANFEESGVFFRSTNDRAVIAVNLYNIGKVYLHVAEDTTGYPIDAKVFAKNRRGNYTVAIKKLEQAKDIYTKELNRTLELVDINKLLSVAYEGIGMPSRALSLYKEYLVIDDSIKKQNESKKVAELDAQRKLSLKDKELELQRLLIVKKRNERGFLVGGILLLLGGLLIVFKSYRERGKINKQLAIEKNKSEELLLNILPEEVASELKEKGSADAMYFDEVTVLFTDFVNFTEAGERMTSQELVDELHACFKAFDEIAEKYDIEKIKTIGDAYLAVCGLPTANKLHAENIVKTAQEIRDFMLKRRSEIGNKTFEIRIGVHTGEVVAGIVGVKKFAYDIWGDTVNTAARMEHYSEPGKINISQSTYELVRDKFACLYRGELEAKHKGKLKMYFVKD; encoded by the coding sequence ATGAAACGGTTTTTTGTTGTCTTATCACTACTGTTTTGCTGTTTTTTCTTCGAAGCTAGTGCCGAACAAAATAAAGGTCGTGTATATGCAGACTCGGTTTTGAATGAATTAGGCAAGGTGGAAGGAGATACATTAAAACTTCTGTTGTACGAGACCCTAGCAGGAGAGTTCAATGATTTGAATATGGACTCGGCACTGTTGTTTGGGCAACTGTATTTACAGCAAGCTCAGAAAATGAAATGGGTTGATTTTACTGCATATGCCTACCAGTCTATAGGATTTACTAATGCTTTGTTGACCATGTATGATACCGCACTGGCTTACTACAACAAGGCGTATAAGATATATAAGCAAAAGGGAGATTCTTTAGGACTAGCAGACGTATATCTAAATATGTCAAGAACTTATGCAGCTGACAATCAATTATCCAAAGGGTTGCTTTATGCATTTAAAACACTGAGTATCTATGAGCAGTATGATGAGTTGGCACCTAACTTGATTAGTATTTATACAGAGGTTGCAGATATGTATAGCGGTGCAGACGAGGAGGATAAAGCCATGATATACTATCGTAAGGCTCTTGTGCTAAGCGAAAAAGAGGCAGATGATTATGAAGCTGCATATTTACTGTTAAGTCTAGGTAGCCAATATCTGAAATTAGAAAAAGTGGATTCTGCATTATACTATTCCGAAAAAGCCAAGTTGCTTTTTGAAAAGATAAATAATGATTTCAATCGTGCATATGCCTTAGATAATATTGCTGAGGTCTATTTGTTGAAGGGGATGTATAAGGAGGCGCTGGCAAATTTTGAGGAATCTGGTGTCTTTTTTCGCTCCACTAATGATAGGGCAGTTATAGCGGTTAATTTATATAACATAGGTAAAGTGTATTTGCATGTAGCTGAAGATACAACGGGTTACCCTATTGATGCCAAAGTGTTTGCCAAGAATAGAAGAGGTAATTATACCGTTGCCATTAAAAAGCTAGAACAAGCCAAAGATATATACACCAAAGAGTTGAATCGTACGTTGGAGCTTGTAGATATAAATAAACTGTTGTCGGTGGCTTATGAGGGGATCGGTATGCCAAGCAGGGCACTGTCTTTATATAAAGAGTACTTAGTGATAGATGACTCAATAAAAAAACAAAATGAAAGTAAAAAGGTAGCAGAGTTGGATGCTCAAAGAAAATTGTCTTTAAAAGATAAGGAGCTGGAGCTGCAACGTTTATTGATCGTTAAGAAGAGAAATGAAAGAGGTTTTCTAGTAGGTGGTATTCTATTGCTTCTGGGAGGATTACTGATAGTTTTTAAAAGCTACAGGGAAAGGGGGAAGATAAATAAGCAGTTAGCAATAGAAAAGAACAAGTCAGAAGAATTGTTATTGAACATATTGCCTGAGGAAGTAGCTAGCGAGTTGAAAGAGAAGGGGAGTGCTGACGCAATGTATTTTGATGAGGTTACCGTTCTGTTTACAGACTTTGTGAATTTTACAGAGGCGGGTGAGCGCATGACCTCTCAAGAACTTGTAGATGAGTTGCATGCTTGCTTTAAAGCTTTTGACGAAATAGCCGAAAAATATGACATCGAAAAAATAAAGACAATAGGAGATGCTTATTTGGCTGTTTGTGGTTTGCCCACAGCTAATAAGTTACATGCAGAAAATATTGTTAAAACAGCTCAGGAGATAAGGGACTTTATGTTAAAAAGAAGAAGTGAGATAGGCAACAAGACCTTTGAGATTAGAATAGGAGTGCACACAGGTGAAGTAGTAGCAGGTATAGTAGGGGTGAAGAAGTTTGCCTATGATATATGGGGGGATACGGTTAACACTGCTGCAAGGATGGAGCATTACAGTGAGCCAGGTAAGATAAATATCTCTCAATCTACCTACGAGTTGGTTAGAGATAAGTTTGCCTGTTTATATAGAGGAGAGTTGGAAGCAAAGCACAAGGGCAAGTTGAAGATGTACTTTGTCAAAGACTAA
- a CDS encoding class I SAM-dependent methyltransferase — protein sequence MKPKNSHSKQHFRTKDTLATVFLWQNISTFQFMPLFKPFEYIADFQYDNGWDKYALKYATLLQKDTLYYLHKQVLYDYMEHSILPHLGGNLNILDVNCGTGNDFPFLLSKGKVTGIDGSAGMLNKAAETYSSAIDNGSLKLYQGMTQDLTPESLNGERFDIIYSITGGFSYINDEQFGKSFKVLQSMLRPGGVIITAHLNTFCLAETIACLWKGRFKRSLLRLKKTIPNIHGASMHLRSKKDLKRLLDPIFDKTEYLPLIAIAPPYQTDVVLKPETVKKLRKVENWMVAHKLGNLWADQIVAVSRN from the coding sequence ATGAAACCCAAAAATAGTCACTCAAAACAGCATTTTAGAACAAAAGACACTCTTGCAACAGTTTTTTTATGGCAAAACATTAGTACTTTTCAATTTATGCCTCTTTTTAAGCCATTTGAATATATAGCTGACTTTCAATATGATAACGGCTGGGACAAGTATGCGCTAAAATATGCTACCCTGCTCCAGAAAGACACCCTATATTATTTACATAAACAAGTGCTGTACGACTATATGGAGCATAGCATACTCCCCCACCTAGGTGGCAACTTAAATATATTAGACGTAAACTGTGGCACTGGTAATGACTTTCCTTTTCTACTTTCAAAAGGCAAGGTAACAGGCATTGACGGCTCTGCTGGTATGCTCAATAAAGCAGCAGAAACTTACTCATCTGCTATTGACAACGGGAGTTTGAAGCTTTACCAAGGGATGACCCAAGACCTTACACCCGAATCACTGAACGGGGAGCGCTTTGATATTATTTACTCCATAACAGGTGGCTTTAGCTACATTAACGATGAACAGTTCGGCAAGTCCTTTAAAGTACTCCAGTCGATGCTACGACCTGGGGGTGTAATAATTACTGCTCACCTAAACACATTTTGCTTGGCAGAAACCATTGCTTGCTTGTGGAAAGGACGGTTTAAAAGAAGCCTGCTAAGGCTAAAAAAGACGATTCCCAACATTCATGGAGCTTCTATGCACCTAAGAAGCAAAAAGGACCTTAAGAGGCTCTTAGACCCCATATTTGACAAGACAGAATATCTACCATTAATCGCTATAGCCCCTCCATATCAAACTGATGTTGTTTTAAAACCAGAAACAGTAAAAAAACTTAGAAAGGTAGAAAATTGGATGGTAGCTCATAAACTAGGCAATCTTTGGGCAGACCAAATTGTTGCAGTGTCACGGAATTAG
- the rpsJ gene encoding 30S ribosomal protein S10, producing MSQRIRIKLKSYDHNLVDKSAEKIVKTVRNTGAVVTGPIPLPTEKKIFTVLRSPHVNKKAREQFQLSTHKRLLDIYTSSSRTVDALSKLDLPSGVEVEIKA from the coding sequence ATGTCACAGCGTATCAGAATTAAGCTTAAGTCTTACGACCACAACTTGGTAGATAAGTCTGCAGAGAAAATAGTAAAGACTGTACGTAACACAGGAGCAGTAGTAACTGGTCCTATTCCGTTACCAACAGAAAAGAAGATCTTCACTGTATTGCGCTCACCGCACGTTAATAAGAAAGCACGTGAGCAGTTCCAATTGTCAACGCACAAGCGTCTTTTGGATATTTATACATCTTCTTCTCGTACAGTAGATGCACTTTCTAAGCTTGACTTGCCGAGTGGTGTTGAAGTAGAGATAAAGGCGTAA
- the rplC gene encoding 50S ribosomal protein L3: MKGIIGKKIGMTSVFDANGKQIACTIIEAGPCVVTQKKTVDTDGYSALQIAFGEAKEKNTPKALLNHFAKANTSPKSIVKEIRNCSIEREVGDEITCEIFEEGELVNVVGTSKGKGFQGVVKRHGFAGVGESSHGQHDRSRAPGSIGGSSYPSRVFKGMRMAGRMGGDRVKVKALKVMKVFPEKNYILITGSVPGHNGSIVLIQNKF, translated from the coding sequence ATGAAAGGTATTATTGGTAAAAAAATCGGCATGACTAGCGTGTTTGATGCAAATGGCAAGCAAATAGCTTGTACTATCATCGAGGCAGGTCCATGTGTCGTTACTCAAAAGAAAACCGTAGATACCGACGGTTATAGTGCACTTCAGATTGCTTTTGGCGAAGCGAAAGAGAAAAACACGCCTAAAGCACTTCTAAATCATTTTGCGAAAGCAAATACATCTCCCAAATCTATAGTTAAGGAAATCCGCAATTGCTCTATTGAAAGAGAAGTTGGCGACGAAATTACATGCGAAATCTTCGAAGAAGGTGAGCTTGTTAATGTTGTTGGTACTTCTAAGGGTAAGGGTTTTCAAGGTGTTGTAAAGCGTCATGGCTTTGCCGGTGTTGGTGAATCTTCACACGGCCAGCATGACCGTTCTCGTGCGCCAGGTTCTATAGGTGGTTCGTCTTACCCAAGCCGTGTATTCAAAGGTATGCGTATGGCAGGACGTATGGGTGGCGATCGCGTAAAAGTGAAAGCGCTTAAAGTAATGAAGGTATTCCCTGAAAAGAACTACATCCTAATTACGGGTTCGGTTCCAGGGCATAATGGTTCAATTGTTTTAATTCAGAATAAGTTTTAG